A region from the Vicia villosa cultivar HV-30 ecotype Madison, WI linkage group LG3, Vvil1.0, whole genome shotgun sequence genome encodes:
- the LOC131659760 gene encoding GDSL esterase/lipase At2g03980-like — protein MLTCKLFWVMSLIGLQLLLANCYSTKSLVPALYVFGDSSVDAGNNNILNTISKANRFPYGIDFNNCSTERFTNGKTFADLIAIKLGLPMPPPYIGVSATERYQIVSGINYASGSCGILNSTRNGECLSLEKQIEYFTSTVMNDLPRNFKTKTELRNYLSKSIFLLSTGANDYILNYFKQAMGPNKMVNPEEFADHLLDQLGSNIKKIYDLGGRKFVIIGIGPIGCIPSFIIKTPHSQNCNEVINQVVKLFTNKLPRKLLELKFKFKLSGSLFTILDSFKLFRKIQNSPEKFGLTNIWDSCVVEGGKPCENRKEYYFYDFAHNTEAANEILANRCFGGRHICFPMNIEKLVHAL, from the exons ATGCTTACATGTAAACTTTTTTGGGTTATGTCCCTTATTGGTCTCCAACTTTTGTTGGCAAATTGTTATTCTACAAAGAGCCTTGTTCCAGCTTTGTATGTTTTTGGTGACTCAAGTGTAGATGCtggaaataacaacattttgaatACAATTTCTAAAGCTAATAGATTTCCTTATGGCATTGATTTTAATAACTGCTCTACTGAAAGGTTTACCAATGGCAAAACCTTTGCAGATCTTATTG CTATTAAATTAGGTTTACCAATGCCACCTCCATACATCGGTGTCTCAGCAACGGAAAGATATCAAATAGTATCGGGTATCAACTATGCGTCTGGCTCATGTGGAATCTTGAATTCAACGAGAAAt GGAGAGTGCTTGTCATTGGAGAAACAAATTGAATATTTCACCTCAACAGTGATGAATGATCTTCCAAGAAACTTTAAAACCAAAACAGAATTGAGGAACTACTTATCAAAATCTATATTTCTTTTATCAACTGGTGCCAATGattatattcttaattattttaaacaaGCAATGGGACCAAACAAAATGGTTAATCCTGAAGAATTTGCAGATCACCTTTTGGACCAACTTGGTTCAAATATAAAA aaaatttatgatttAGGTGGAAGAAAATTTGTGATAATTGGCATTGGTCCAATTGGTTGTATCCCAAGTTTTATCATAAAAACACCACATTCTCAAAATTGcaatgaagttattaatcaagtAGTTAAGCTCTTCACAAACAAACTCCCAAGAAAGCTTCTAGAGTTGAAATTTAAATTCAAACTCTCAGGATCACTATTCACTATTTTGGACAGTTTTAAATTGTTCAGGAAAATACAAAATTCCCCTGAAAAATTTG GTTTGACAAATATTTGGGAttcatgtgttgtggaaggaggAAAACCTTGTGAAAATCGAAAGGAATATTATTTTTACGATTTTGCCCATAATACTGAAGCTGCAAATGAAATATTGGCAAATAGGTGTTTTGGTGGAAGACATATATGTTTTCCTATGAATATTGAGAAATTAGTTCATGCACTTTAA
- the LOC131657174 gene encoding isoliquiritigenin 2'-O-methyltransferase-like, whose amino-acid sequence MGSNYEDIHDLPICSPLEAVNVDDDDDDDDDACLSAMLLCCGPMIFTSVLKASIELNLFEIIYKANPPCVSASYVASKLQQTTQQHPQLPRRLDRMLCLLASHDLLVCSTRTNDEGGSERVYELSLAGKYFVNDEKNGSVALFSTFMNHPKLIDAFTNVKEVLSDCDKGLYMKVHGMAVYEGIQSDPAWNHVFNRAMGDICTIEMKKILEKYKGFEGISLLVDVGGGIGQSLNMIISKYPSIKGINFDLPQVIHHAPIYQGIEHVEGDMFNSVPKGDVILLKAILHNWSDENCLKVLSKCYNALPQHGKVIVVDFIMPQEIQHTKADKMITSFDNLMFLDGGVERTEKEFEKLCKFSGFSSFHVVCLAFSALGVMEFYK is encoded by the exons ATGGGATCTAACTATGAAGATATTCATGATCTTCCAATATGTTCACCACTTGAAGCAGtgaatgttgatgatgatgatgatgatgatgatgatgcatgTCTCTCTGCTATGCTTCTTTGTTGTGGTCCAATGATTTTTACTTCAGTATTGAAAGCTTCAATCGAACTAAACTTGTTTGAGATCATTTATAAGGCAAATCCACCATGTGTTTCAGCATCTTATGTTGCTTCAAAGCTACaacaaacaacacaacaacatCCTCAACTTCCTCGAAGACTTGACCGAATGCTGTGTCTTCTTGCAAGCCATGATCTTCTTGTTTGTTCCACAAGGACAAATGATGAAGGTGGGAGTGAAAGAGTTTATGAATTGTCTTTGGCTGGTAAATACTTTGTCAATGATGAGAAGAATGGGTCTGTTGCTTTGTTCTCAACATTCATGAATCACCCGAAATTAATCGATGCATT CACCAATGTTAAGGAGGTACTGTCAGATTGTGATAAAGGACTATACATGAAAGTTCATGGAATGGCTGTTTATGAAGGAATACAATCTGATCCAGCTTGGAATCATGTGTTTAATAGAGCAATGGGTGATATTTGCACAATAGAAATGAAGAAGATATTGGAGAAATACAAAGGGTTTGAAGGAATATCATTGTTGGTTGATGTTGGAGGAGGAATTGGGCAAAGTTTGAATATGATTATATCTAAGTATCCTTCTATAAAAGGCATTAATTTTGATTTGCCTCAAGTAATACATCATGCTCCAATTTATCAAG GGATTGAGCATGTTGAAGGAGACATGTTTAATAGTGTCCCAAAAGGTGATGTCATATTATTGAAG GCTATACTACACAACTGGTCTGATGAAAACTGTCTCAAAGTTCTAAGTAAGTGCTACAATGCTTTGCCACAACATGGTAAAGTGATTGTTGTGGACTTCATAATGCCTCAAGAAATTCAGCATACAAAAGCAGATAAAATGATTACTAGCTTTGATAATCTCATGTTTCTAGATGGTGGTGTTGAAAGAACAGAGAAAGAATTTGAAAAGCTATGCAAATTCTCTGGCTTTTCTAGTTTTCATGTTGTTTGTCTTGCTTTCTCTGCCCTAGGAGTGatggaattttataaataa